A genomic window from Mesorhizobium sp. 131-2-1 includes:
- a CDS encoding lytic transglycosylase domain-containing protein — protein MDRVTLLMLGMIAVAPCACSASTGAEPAVISQSPQLQRWQHFVSEASARFHIPQAWICAVIDAESRGKTVLDGRPITSRAGAMGLMQVMPGTYQEMRVEHGLGADPHDPRDNILAGTAYLSAMYKRFGFPGLFAAYNAGPERYEGHLKLRRPLPKETVAYLKQLEATGISAADMNEFKGQSTTSKGRNAPSGRSLFFLRDGVRAGETNGGLFVPLGRDRARKKKHNG, from the coding sequence ATGGACCGAGTGACCCTCCTGATGCTCGGCATGATCGCCGTCGCGCCATGCGCCTGTTCCGCCTCGACCGGCGCTGAGCCAGCCGTCATCTCCCAAAGTCCGCAGCTGCAACGATGGCAGCACTTCGTATCGGAAGCAAGCGCACGCTTCCACATTCCCCAGGCCTGGATTTGCGCCGTCATCGATGCCGAAAGCCGCGGCAAGACCGTCCTCGATGGCCGTCCCATCACCTCCCGCGCCGGCGCCATGGGTCTTATGCAGGTGATGCCCGGCACCTATCAGGAGATGCGCGTCGAGCACGGTCTGGGAGCCGACCCGCACGATCCGCGCGACAACATCTTGGCCGGAACCGCCTATCTCAGCGCCATGTATAAGCGTTTCGGATTCCCCGGCCTGTTTGCCGCCTACAACGCTGGACCCGAGCGCTATGAAGGCCATTTGAAGCTTCGAAGGCCGCTGCCGAAAGAGACCGTTGCCTATCTGAAACAGCTTGAGGCGACGGGGATTTCGGCGGCCGACATGAACGAATTCAAAGGCCAATCCACAACTTCAAAGGGGCGGAACGCTCCCTCCGGACGCTCTTTGTTCTTCCTTCGCGACGGTGTTCGCGCCGGTGAAACGAATGGCGGCCTTTTCGTGCCGCTCGGCAGGGATCGCGCGCGGAAAAAGAAGCACAATGGCTAG
- a CDS encoding S26 family signal peptidase produces MSQRPSIHLIGSRLRRVRARNAIAIAAIGLSLTGFTALPKPSPLLVWNASASAPVGLYRVGSGTPARGDLVLARPPGFVAYLADQRGYLPRNIPLVKRLAALPDEHVCAFSNAIIIGGEIVARRLKIDTQGRPLPWWNGCRALAHDEVFLLGNEKNHSFDSRYFGPVPAKNIIGRLVPLWTE; encoded by the coding sequence ATGAGCCAGCGGCCTTCCATCCATCTGATCGGCAGCCGTTTGCGGCGCGTTCGGGCGCGCAACGCAATCGCCATCGCCGCGATTGGCCTGAGCCTGACAGGCTTCACGGCGCTCCCAAAGCCGTCTCCCTTGCTGGTCTGGAACGCCTCGGCTAGCGCGCCGGTCGGTCTCTATCGCGTTGGGTCTGGCACGCCTGCGCGCGGCGATCTTGTGCTCGCCCGCCCGCCTGGCTTCGTTGCCTATCTCGCCGACCAACGCGGCTATCTGCCTCGCAATATACCGCTGGTGAAGCGTCTCGCCGCGCTGCCGGACGAGCATGTCTGCGCCTTTAGTAATGCCATCATCATAGGCGGCGAGATCGTCGCCCGTCGGCTCAAAATCGACACGCAAGGCCGTCCGCTGCCCTGGTGGAACGGCTGCCGAGCGCTCGCCCATGACGAGGTTTTCCTGCTCGGCAACGAAAAAAATCACTCCTTCGACAGTCGCTATTTCGGGCCGGTGCCGGCCAAAAACATCATCGGGAGGCTGGTGCCGCTATGGACCGAGTGA
- a CDS encoding helix-turn-helix transcriptional regulator has product MDDENDRAARAKKGSPFLNTAQAAFYIGLSQRTLEKMRLTGGGPKYRKHGRYVRYHIDELDDWSKGRPPEPGSDDDKGGSGSADEGARS; this is encoded by the coding sequence ATGGACGACGAAAACGACCGCGCGGCCCGCGCCAAGAAGGGCAGTCCGTTTCTGAACACCGCGCAGGCTGCCTTCTATATCGGCCTGTCCCAGCGCACCCTGGAAAAGATGCGGCTGACCGGCGGCGGCCCGAAATACCGCAAGCACGGCCGCTATGTCCGCTACCACATCGACGAACTCGACGACTGGTCGAAAGGCCGCCCGCCAGAACCCGGCTCCGACGATGACAAGGGCGGGTCCGGCTCAGCCGACGAGGGAGCCCGCTCATGA
- a CDS encoding DUF736 domain-containing protein: MTAIGYVNKQENGSYKGQLRTLSVRADIDIVPNRSKSADNHPDFRVLTQGVEVGAGWIRTGETSGNDYVSLSIAAPEFGPRKLYANLGRAAGQDDQDTYALIWNPAD; the protein is encoded by the coding sequence ATGACCGCGATCGGTTACGTCAACAAGCAGGAAAACGGCAGCTACAAAGGCCAGCTCAGGACGCTCAGCGTCCGCGCCGACATCGACATCGTGCCCAATCGAAGCAAGTCCGCCGACAACCATCCCGACTTCCGGGTGCTGACGCAGGGCGTGGAGGTCGGCGCCGGCTGGATCCGAACCGGGGAGACTTCCGGCAACGACTATGTGAGCTTGTCCATCGCCGCACCGGAGTTCGGTCCCCGCAAGCTCTACGCCAATCTCGGCCGCGCCGCCGGCCAAGACGATCAAGACACCTACGCCCTCATCTGGAACCCGGCCGACTGA
- a CDS encoding MFS transporter, whose protein sequence is MTESATGFMDGVLHDPKQPDQRSGPAWGAVISLALGTFGLVTAEFLPASVLTPLAHDLSITEGAVGQALTTTAIVGAISAPTMAVITRPLDRRIVIWAMTLLLILSNVLSAVAGSLPVLLAARVVLGIALGGFWSISAALAMRLVPSHLLRRAMSIILTGVTCATVCAAPIGAYVGDIWGWRTAFMIAAVVGAVTLVVQLITIPRLPPIGVASFRSLLDVAKNPMIKVAMLVVLLVASGHFAGFTYIRAFLEKFPALDIETISLVLLVFGIGGFFGNLAGGFLAEHSLKAAAALPPLFIAMATVSLLTLGASAWATAIAVTVWGFAFGAVPVGLQTWMVLHAAPEQAESAGGLMAATFQVAIAAGAIFGGLLMDNAGVASSLAYSAVASFLGALTVFLLGPKREPQTT, encoded by the coding sequence ATGACCGAATCCGCTACGGGCTTCATGGACGGAGTTCTGCATGACCCAAAACAGCCAGATCAACGGTCTGGTCCCGCATGGGGTGCAGTCATTTCGCTTGCCTTAGGCACCTTTGGGCTTGTGACGGCAGAGTTTCTGCCTGCCAGCGTGCTGACGCCGCTCGCGCATGATCTCTCTATCACCGAGGGTGCAGTCGGACAGGCGCTGACAACGACCGCCATCGTGGGGGCGATCTCGGCGCCGACGATGGCCGTCATCACAAGGCCCCTGGACCGCAGGATCGTCATATGGGCGATGACGCTGCTGCTGATCCTGTCGAACGTTCTATCGGCCGTCGCGGGGTCGCTGCCGGTTCTCCTGGCCGCCCGCGTCGTGCTCGGCATAGCACTCGGAGGGTTCTGGTCGATTTCGGCAGCGCTGGCGATGCGGCTCGTTCCAAGTCACCTCCTGCGGCGCGCCATGTCGATCATCCTCACCGGCGTTACCTGCGCTACCGTTTGCGCGGCTCCAATCGGCGCCTATGTCGGCGATATCTGGGGATGGCGAACCGCCTTCATGATCGCTGCGGTCGTCGGCGCCGTTACGCTGGTAGTGCAACTCATAACCATTCCGAGGCTGCCTCCGATTGGAGTGGCCAGCTTCCGCAGTCTGCTGGATGTGGCCAAGAATCCGATGATCAAAGTCGCGATGTTGGTCGTCCTGCTGGTCGCTTCCGGGCACTTCGCCGGCTTCACCTATATCCGCGCCTTCCTTGAGAAGTTTCCCGCGCTTGATATCGAGACGATCTCGCTGGTGTTGCTCGTCTTTGGCATCGGCGGCTTCTTCGGCAATTTGGCCGGCGGATTCCTGGCCGAGCACAGCCTCAAGGCAGCCGCGGCCCTGCCTCCCCTGTTCATAGCGATGGCCACTGTCTCGCTGCTGACGCTGGGAGCATCGGCTTGGGCCACGGCGATTGCGGTTACAGTATGGGGCTTTGCCTTCGGCGCGGTGCCGGTGGGACTGCAGACATGGATGGTGCTGCACGCCGCTCCCGAGCAGGCCGAAAGCGCCGGTGGGCTGATGGCCGCAACGTTCCAGGTAGCCATCGCAGCGGGCGCGATTTTCGGCGGACTACTGATGGACAATGCCGGCGTCGCCAGTTCCCTTGCCTACAGCGCCGTTGCCTCGTTCCTCGGCGCCCTGACAGTGTTCTTGCTCGGCCCGAAGCGCGAACCTCAGACCACCTGA
- a CDS encoding LysR family transcriptional regulator has protein sequence MRFKGLDLNLLVVLDALLTARNLTAAASSINLSQPAMSAAVARLRNYFNDELFTMSGRERVLTPRAETLAPAVRGALLHIQCSIISWDPFNPAQSDRRFRIILSDFATLVFFEKVVERVAREAPAVSFELRPLDNDPDELLRRGDVDFVILPEFFMSSAHPRAALFDETFVCVGCPTNKQLPRQLTFERYVSMKHIAFRVGGAQMPSIEEQFLLEHGLKRRVEIVVQAFSMIPPMVSGTARIATMPFRLVQHFKKTFPLRIIELPRPLPTFTEAVQWPTLHNSDPASIWMRQIMLQEASRM, from the coding sequence ATGCGTTTCAAAGGCCTTGATCTGAACCTTCTCGTCGTGCTCGACGCACTGCTGACCGCGCGCAACCTCACGGCCGCGGCAAGCAGCATCAACCTTAGTCAGCCGGCCATGAGCGCGGCCGTCGCCCGGCTGCGCAACTATTTCAACGATGAACTGTTTACGATGAGCGGCCGCGAACGCGTTCTAACCCCGCGTGCGGAAACACTCGCCCCCGCTGTTCGTGGCGCACTCTTGCACATCCAATGCTCGATTATTTCTTGGGATCCGTTTAATCCGGCTCAATCCGATCGCCGCTTCAGGATCATTCTTTCCGATTTCGCCACACTCGTGTTTTTTGAAAAGGTCGTGGAGCGGGTTGCACGCGAAGCACCCGCCGTCAGCTTCGAATTGCGGCCGCTCGACAACGACCCCGATGAGCTTCTCCGGCGCGGTGACGTCGATTTTGTGATTCTTCCGGAATTTTTCATGTCGAGCGCCCATCCAAGAGCGGCGCTGTTCGACGAGACATTCGTGTGCGTGGGCTGCCCCACGAACAAGCAGTTGCCACGTCAGCTTACATTCGAGAGATACGTGTCGATGAAACACATTGCGTTCAGGGTCGGCGGTGCCCAGATGCCATCCATCGAGGAACAGTTTTTGCTTGAGCATGGTCTCAAGAGACGTGTTGAGATCGTCGTACAGGCCTTTAGCATGATCCCGCCGATGGTCTCAGGCACAGCTCGGATAGCGACCATGCCCTTCCGGCTGGTTCAGCATTTCAAAAAAACCTTCCCCTTGCGGATCATCGAACTTCCGCGGCCACTACCCACGTTCACCGAGGCCGTCCAATGGCCCACCCTCCACAACAGTGATCCGGCAAGCATCTGGATGCGGCAGATAATGTTGCAGGAGGCATCCCGCATGTGA
- the nolL gene encoding nodulation factor fucose acetyltransferase NolL translates to MLDNIRAGAKGRGSCPAGTNNRDLSFDFAKGILITLVIIGHLLQYLIYQGTDAFWLSPYFKSIYMFHMPLFMAISGYLSSGAILRKSFTQGVGERAMQLLLPMLFWCTLIWTLKSAVIFPMKSLTDTLLDLSTEVIGTYWFIWAAFISFILIRVLTTFNRLSIWIISASAIAVAFAPITLSITPLLKYTYPFYCLGFLFAQPIGWQNGVIWRHKSIFVVLFSIAAFICFLGWGKETYAYNNLVLIHDEQSAKQVFLMFAGSLAASAVAMQSMFQCWRLVYSTRVARFVAVQLGQSTLLLYLVQGAVFRLMDLIQFGEVWNLTTRITFATVLGVAIVVIAMAIRSIARNLGYVSRIVVGAPPRPSLLKSQSVIN, encoded by the coding sequence ATGCTTGATAACATAAGAGCCGGAGCGAAGGGACGCGGCTCGTGCCCAGCAGGGACAAACAACCGAGACCTAAGCTTCGATTTCGCCAAAGGCATACTCATTACTTTGGTGATAATTGGGCACTTGTTACAATATTTAATCTACCAGGGCACCGACGCTTTCTGGCTGTCGCCGTATTTCAAGTCGATCTACATGTTTCATATGCCTCTCTTTATGGCGATAAGCGGATATCTTTCTTCTGGGGCAATTTTGCGAAAATCGTTCACCCAAGGTGTCGGTGAGCGGGCAATGCAGCTACTACTGCCAATGCTTTTTTGGTGTACGTTGATCTGGACGTTAAAGTCCGCAGTTATTTTTCCCATGAAGAGTTTAACTGATACATTGTTGGATTTGTCGACGGAAGTTATTGGAACCTATTGGTTCATATGGGCGGCATTTATTTCGTTCATTCTGATTAGAGTTCTTACAACTTTCAACCGTCTATCGATATGGATCATAAGCGCATCTGCAATTGCGGTCGCATTCGCACCCATCACGTTATCAATAACCCCGTTGTTAAAGTACACTTACCCATTTTATTGTTTAGGGTTCCTGTTTGCCCAGCCGATCGGATGGCAGAATGGCGTCATCTGGCGTCACAAATCCATTTTTGTTGTCTTATTTTCGATAGCGGCTTTCATATGCTTCCTCGGGTGGGGCAAGGAGACTTATGCCTACAACAATCTCGTTTTAATTCATGATGAACAGTCAGCTAAACAAGTTTTTCTTATGTTCGCTGGCTCTTTGGCGGCTTCTGCGGTAGCAATGCAGTCTATGTTCCAATGCTGGAGACTTGTCTATTCGACTAGAGTAGCTCGCTTTGTCGCGGTGCAGCTTGGTCAGAGCACGCTGCTGCTTTACCTGGTCCAGGGTGCCGTGTTTCGCCTCATGGATTTGATACAGTTTGGAGAAGTCTGGAATCTCACGACCAGAATCACCTTCGCAACTGTGCTTGGAGTGGCGATTGTCGTCATAGCGATGGCAATTCGCAGTATTGCGCGCAACCTCGGATATGTGTCGCGGATCGTTGTCGGAGCGCCGCCACGCCCAAGTCTGCTCAAATCTCAATCTGTAATCAATTAG
- a CDS encoding LysR family transcriptional regulator, giving the protein MRFKGLDLNLLVVLDALLTERTLTAAASSINLSQPAMSAAVARLRDYFNDELFTTSGRERVLTPRAETLAPAVRSALLQIQCSIISWDPFNPAQSDRRFRIILSDFATLVFFEKVVERVAREAPAVSFELLPIDDDPDELLRRGDVDFLIFPELFMSSAHPRAALFDETLVCVGCSTNKQLPRQLTFERYMSMRHVAVKFGRTLKPSIEEQFFLEHGLKRRVEIVVQAFSMIPPMVSGTARIATMPFRLVQHFKKTFPLRIIELPLPLPTFTEAVQWPALHNSDPASIWLREILLQEASRMTSPEDAKRRPRQP; this is encoded by the coding sequence ATGCGCTTCAAGGGCCTTGATCTGAACCTTCTCGTCGTGCTCGACGCACTGCTGACCGAGCGGACCCTCACGGCGGCGGCAAGCAGCATCAACCTTAGTCAGCCGGCCATGAGCGCGGCCGTCGCCCGGCTGCGCGACTATTTCAACGATGAACTGTTTACGACGAGCGGCCGCGAACGTGTTCTAACCCCGCGTGCGGAAACACTCGCCCCCGCAGTTCGCAGCGCACTCTTGCAAATCCAGTGCTCGATTATCTCTTGGGATCCGTTTAATCCGGCTCAATCCGATCGCCGTTTCAGGATCATTCTTTCCGATTTCGCCACACTCGTGTTTTTTGAAAAGGTCGTGGAGCGGGTTGCACGCGAAGCACCCGCCGTCAGCTTCGAATTGTTGCCTATCGACGACGACCCCGATGAGCTTCTCCGGCGCGGTGACGTCGATTTTCTGATTTTTCCAGAATTGTTCATGTCAAGTGCCCATCCAAGAGCGGCGCTGTTCGACGAGACGCTCGTGTGCGTGGGCTGCTCCACGAACAAGCAGCTGCCACGGCAGCTTACATTCGAGAGATACATGTCGATGAGGCACGTTGCGGTCAAGTTCGGGCGGACGCTGAAGCCCTCCATCGAGGAACAGTTTTTTCTTGAGCATGGTCTCAAGAGACGTGTCGAGATCGTTGTGCAGGCCTTTAGCATGATCCCGCCGATGGTCTCAGGCACAGCTCGTATAGCGACCATGCCCTTCCGGCTGGTTCAGCATTTCAAAAAAACCTTCCCCCTGCGGATCATCGAACTTCCGCTGCCACTACCCACGTTCACCGAGGCCGTTCAATGGCCCGCCCTTCACAACAGTGATCCGGCAAGCATCTGGCTGCGAGAGATATTGCTACAGGAGGCGTCTCGAATGACTTCTCCGGAGGACGCCAAAAGGCGCCCCAGGCAGCCCTAA
- a CDS encoding TIM barrel protein encodes MREASPRFALDYLATPGLDVRALFAFARDQGLTDVQIRSQPGSNAIARGMPAADVRSAAADTGVGIISVNALQRFNEWTPARRAEASKLADYATACGAKTLMLVPVNDGSWPANVERRGDLRVALKALKPILQSRGLIGLIEPLGFRTCSLRSKNEAAKAIAAIDGQSVFRLVHDTFHHTLAGETFFSSELTGLVHISSVNDPIHWIYPDRVLVGSDNGSQIRALLDGGYGGPFSFAPFVDAAHPLDDLAGALAASVALFRHGLLTRVPA; translated from the coding sequence ATGCGCGAAGCATCGCCCCGCTTTGCACTCGATTATTTGGCGACGCCCGGACTTGACGTCAGGGCACTTTTCGCTTTTGCCCGCGACCAGGGCCTAACCGATGTCCAGATCCGCAGCCAACCGGGCAGCAATGCTATTGCACGCGGCATGCCGGCGGCGGACGTCCGGTCTGCGGCCGCCGACACAGGCGTTGGGATTATTTCCGTCAATGCCCTCCAGCGCTTCAATGAGTGGACCCCCGCCCGCAGGGCCGAGGCGAGCAAGCTCGCCGATTATGCAACGGCCTGCGGAGCCAAGACGCTCATGCTGGTGCCGGTCAACGATGGCTCCTGGCCCGCCAATGTCGAGCGCCGGGGCGATCTCCGCGTCGCCTTGAAGGCGCTCAAGCCGATCCTCCAGTCGCGCGGTCTGATCGGTCTCATCGAGCCGCTGGGCTTCCGGACCTGCTCGCTTCGATCGAAGAACGAAGCGGCTAAGGCCATTGCCGCCATTGATGGCCAATCCGTCTTCCGCCTCGTGCACGACACGTTCCACCACACGCTTGCCGGGGAGACGTTCTTCTCCTCCGAGCTGACCGGTCTCGTCCACATTTCAAGCGTGAACGATCCGATCCACTGGATTTACCCGGATCGCGTCCTGGTCGGTTCCGACAATGGCAGCCAGATCCGGGCGCTGCTTGATGGCGGCTATGGGGGGCCCTTCTCATTCGCACCGTTTGTCGATGCAGCCCACCCGCTGGACGACCTCGCAGGCGCACTTGCCGCGAGCGTCGCTCTCTTCCGACACGGGCTATTGACGCGAGTGCCGGCGTGA
- a CDS encoding LysE family translocator — MPELTPLALYLAAASVLAITPGPGIFYVAARTLAGGRREGIASSFGTGLGGMIHVLAASLGVSAIVLESSELFSALKLFGAVYLVWLGFRTFQAARLKGATGGDDGAAVGPVGPRRAFREGVLVEALNPKTAVFFLAFIPQFVNPSAGLVALQFVVLGSVSIALNTLADIVVAVVASGIQDGAAARPGLIRRLREASGGAMIALGVGLALAKHPAA; from the coding sequence ATGCCAGAACTGACCCCACTCGCCCTGTACCTCGCCGCGGCCTCCGTGCTCGCCATCACCCCCGGTCCGGGCATCTTCTACGTTGCCGCGCGCACGCTCGCCGGTGGTCGTCGGGAAGGTATCGCTTCCAGCTTCGGCACGGGGTTGGGGGGCATGATCCACGTCCTCGCCGCAAGCTTAGGTGTTTCCGCGATCGTGCTCGAGAGCTCGGAACTGTTTTCCGCATTAAAGCTGTTCGGCGCGGTCTACCTCGTCTGGCTCGGCTTTCGCACCTTTCAAGCCGCCCGCCTCAAGGGAGCGACTGGCGGCGATGACGGCGCCGCAGTGGGTCCAGTCGGACCCCGGCGGGCGTTTCGTGAAGGGGTACTGGTCGAGGCGCTCAACCCGAAGACGGCAGTCTTTTTCCTCGCCTTCATTCCGCAGTTCGTGAATCCGAGCGCAGGGCTCGTAGCTCTGCAATTCGTGGTGCTTGGCTCCGTGTCCATTGCGCTCAACACGCTCGCCGACATCGTGGTTGCCGTCGTGGCCAGCGGCATTCAAGACGGCGCGGCAGCGCGTCCCGGGTTGATCCGCCGCCTGAGGGAGGCGTCAGGTGGCGCGATGATCGCGCTGGGCGTCGGCCTCGCTCTGGCGAAACACCCTGCTGCCTGA
- a CDS encoding FMN-binding negative transcriptional regulator, whose translation MYIPPAFRDDDKECLRATIRAALLANFVTVTAEGPLATPLPLFLDESEGEHGVIYGHLAKANPQCRVPPLGDGLAIFMGPDAYVTPAWYATKRETGKVVPTWNYVAVHAYGPVEFFEDAGRLLDVVNRLTDHHEGERASPWAVSDAPPDFIQAQLRGIVGLRMPITRLEGKRKMSQNRNAADRAGVAAGLAVSERASDRDVAALIPK comes from the coding sequence ATGTACATCCCTCCCGCTTTCCGCGACGACGACAAGGAATGCCTGCGCGCGACCATTCGCGCGGCGCTGCTGGCGAACTTCGTTACCGTCACGGCGGAAGGGCCGCTCGCAACGCCACTGCCCCTCTTCCTTGACGAGAGCGAGGGCGAGCACGGCGTGATCTACGGGCACCTGGCGAAGGCCAATCCCCAGTGCCGTGTTCCGCCGCTGGGCGACGGCTTAGCCATCTTCATGGGGCCGGACGCTTACGTGACGCCGGCATGGTATGCGACCAAGCGGGAAACCGGGAAGGTCGTCCCGACCTGGAATTACGTCGCCGTCCACGCCTATGGCCCGGTCGAGTTCTTCGAGGATGCGGGAAGATTGCTGGACGTCGTGAATCGGCTGACCGACCACCACGAGGGCGAGCGCGCCTCGCCTTGGGCGGTGTCGGACGCGCCGCCGGATTTTATACAGGCGCAACTCCGCGGAATCGTCGGCCTGCGCATGCCAATCACGAGGCTGGAGGGCAAGCGCAAAATGAGCCAGAACCGGAACGCGGCCGACCGCGCTGGCGTGGCGGCGGGCCTTGCGGTGAGCGAGCGGGCATCTGACCGCGACGTCGCCGCTCTCATCCCAAAATAA
- the nodB gene encoding chitooligosaccharide deacetylase NodB codes for MRRLDDRWKVQSECADGTGRRSVYLTFDDGPNPCFTPQILDVLAQNRVPATFFVIGAYAAEHPELIQRMIAEGHEVGNHTMSHPDLSKCGLGEVQREVFEANQAIMLACPQASIRYIRAPYGAWSEEVFTASEIAGLAALHWSIDPRDWSRPGTDAIVDAVLASVRPGAIVLLHDGCPPDESTRSTQASLRNQTVMALSNLIPALDACGYEIRSLPEHH; via the coding sequence ATGAGACGTCTCGATGACAGATGGAAGGTGCAGAGTGAATGCGCTGACGGCACCGGGCGTCGAAGCGTTTATCTGACGTTTGACGACGGTCCCAATCCATGTTTCACACCACAGATACTCGATGTGCTGGCGCAAAATCGGGTGCCAGCGACATTCTTCGTCATTGGTGCTTACGCCGCAGAGCATCCGGAACTCATCCAGCGAATGATCGCAGAAGGGCATGAGGTAGGCAACCACACGATGTCTCATCCGGACCTGTCCAAATGCGGTTTGGGCGAAGTGCAACGTGAAGTATTTGAGGCGAACCAGGCCATCATGCTGGCATGCCCGCAGGCCTCGATCCGCTACATTCGCGCGCCATACGGCGCCTGGAGCGAAGAAGTGTTCACTGCCTCAGAGATCGCGGGGCTGGCGGCCCTTCATTGGTCGATCGACCCAAGAGACTGGTCGCGCCCCGGCACCGACGCGATCGTCGATGCAGTGCTCGCCTCGGTACGCCCCGGCGCAATCGTGCTCTTGCACGACGGATGCCCTCCCGACGAGTCGACACGGAGCACTCAAGCCAGTCTGCGCAACCAGACCGTTATGGCGCTGTCCAATCTGATTCCTGCATTAGATGCCTGCGGATATGAAATTCGCTCGCTTCCAGAACATCACTGA
- the pdxR gene encoding MocR-like pyridoxine biosynthesis transcription factor PdxR — protein sequence MVQSPGPGASTRSHGMGARQIYEALREQILRGVYGTGSQLPSSRGLAEELGVSRTTVTVAYEQLAAEGFIDIRQGARPRVASSLLGHELTANPPKRFGPVHLSSYGERLRGTPRWPDYLPNTLKVDFRYGVLAPSDFPASVWKRAMNAAMAQRPARLAYDDPCGSSRLRQALQGYLWRARTVRCDPEQIVIVNGSQQGLDLCARLLLDPGDSFVIEDPCYRMARQVFASTGATPVPVEVDDHGMQTEQLAGVAARLAYVTPSHQFPLGGVMPIPRRHQLLEWAREQGAYVIEDDYDSEYRYDISPVPPLHSLEDHGAVIYLGTISKTLSPMLRIGYLVVPAEFLQVFETAKQLADRHSPMAGQESLASLIESGGYESHVRRVRRINGERREALLTALKRSFQGRIAVQGAEAGLHVVIWFNDLPRSRETALVEAAQYAGLGLHPISPLYHRQSGAGEADRVGLVMGYSALSIRQIEKGVEMLRDVVARL from the coding sequence ATGGTCCAGTCTCCAGGTCCCGGTGCTTCAACCCGCTCGCATGGCATGGGCGCGCGCCAGATCTACGAAGCGCTTCGCGAGCAGATCCTCAGAGGCGTTTACGGCACCGGAAGCCAGCTGCCGTCCTCCCGTGGTCTCGCCGAGGAACTTGGCGTCTCGCGAACGACCGTCACCGTCGCCTACGAGCAGCTGGCCGCGGAAGGTTTCATCGACATCCGTCAAGGCGCGCGCCCTCGTGTCGCATCCTCACTGCTGGGACATGAGCTGACCGCCAATCCCCCAAAACGGTTCGGCCCGGTTCACTTGTCAAGCTATGGCGAACGGCTGCGTGGTACTCCGCGCTGGCCGGATTACCTGCCGAACACGCTGAAGGTTGATTTCCGATATGGCGTCCTGGCGCCCTCAGATTTCCCCGCATCGGTTTGGAAGCGCGCGATGAACGCGGCGATGGCGCAGCGGCCGGCACGGCTCGCCTATGACGATCCGTGCGGTTCGAGCCGGCTCCGCCAAGCGCTTCAGGGCTATCTCTGGCGCGCCCGTACTGTGCGCTGCGACCCCGAGCAGATCGTCATCGTCAATGGTTCGCAGCAGGGCCTCGATCTCTGCGCGCGCCTGCTGCTCGACCCCGGGGACAGCTTCGTCATCGAGGACCCCTGCTACAGGATGGCGCGCCAGGTCTTTGCCAGTACAGGTGCCACGCCCGTTCCCGTCGAGGTTGACGATCACGGCATGCAAACGGAGCAACTGGCGGGGGTCGCGGCCCGGCTGGCCTATGTGACGCCCTCGCATCAGTTTCCGCTCGGCGGCGTCATGCCGATCCCGCGGCGGCATCAGCTTCTGGAATGGGCGCGGGAGCAGGGCGCCTATGTCATCGAGGACGACTACGACAGCGAATATCGCTACGATATCAGCCCCGTTCCCCCGCTGCATAGCCTCGAGGATCATGGGGCCGTCATCTACCTCGGCACCATCTCCAAGACGCTCTCGCCGATGCTGCGGATCGGTTATCTCGTCGTCCCGGCGGAATTCCTGCAGGTTTTCGAAACCGCCAAGCAGCTTGCCGACCGGCATTCTCCGATGGCGGGGCAGGAGTCATTGGCCTCTCTGATCGAGAGCGGTGGCTATGAAAGCCATGTGCGCCGCGTGCGCCGCATCAACGGCGAGCGCCGGGAGGCATTGCTGACCGCCCTGAAGCGGAGTTTTCAAGGTCGGATCGCCGTCCAGGGGGCAGAGGCTGGACTGCACGTCGTCATATGGTTCAACGACCTGCCGCGATCGCGTGAAACGGCGTTGGTCGAAGCTGCCCAATACGCGGGTCTGGGTCTGCACCCGATTTCGCCGCTTTATCATCGGCAGTCGGGAGCAGGCGAAGCCGACCGCGTCGGGCTTGTCATGGGCTATTCCGCCCTGAGCATCCGGCAGATCGAAAAAGGCGTCGAGATGCTGCGCGACGTCGTCGCTCGACTCTGA
- a CDS encoding PLP-dependent transferase, with protein MRYITGAALSTMSSFLVLRGLKRTLALRMEWHSTTALAIAQVRDGHSAVG; from the coding sequence TTGCGCTACATCACCGGCGCGGCGCTCTCGACCATGTCCTCCTTCCTGGTTCTGCGCGGGCTGAAAAGGACTCTCGCGCTTCGCATGGAATGGCACAGCACCACGGCGCTTGCGATCGCGCAGGTGCGCGACGGGCATTCGGCCGTGGGTTAG